From a single Raphanus sativus cultivar WK10039 chromosome 3, ASM80110v3, whole genome shotgun sequence genomic region:
- the LOC108846570 gene encoding GDSL esterase/lipase At2g38180-like, with the protein MVGPGRPQIVLFGSSIVQYSFINGGWGATLADVYSRTADIILRGYGGWNSRFAVKVLDQVFPKDAVVQPSLVIVYFGGNDSKAPHPSGHGPHVPLPEFIENMRKIGEHLLSLSDETRVIFLSPPPINETQIELVFGGAIKGRSNEDCRPYAEALLNLCSEINVKSVDLWNAIQQQDDWLNTCFTDGIHFTAKASEIVVKEVLKVVKEADWKPSLHWKSLPIEFPFDFGVPNSLSLSEIELRRNEQLESPPSATLL; encoded by the exons ATGGTTGGACCAGGAAGACCTCAAATCGTCCTCTTCGGTTCTTCAATCGTTCAGTACAGCTTCATCAATGGTGGCTGGGGAGCCACTCTCGCTGACGTCTACTCTCGCACG GCTGACATCATCCTTCGTGGTTATGGTGGTTGGAACTCCAGATTTGCCGTAAAGGTCCTTGACCAAGTCTTCCCAAAG gATGCTGTAGTACAACCTTCTTTGGTGATAGTCTACTTTGGTGGGAATGATTCAAAGGCTCCTCATCCATCAGGCCATGGACCTCATGTTCCTCTACCCGAATTCATTGAAAACATGAGGAAGATTGGGGAGCATCTTTTG AGCCTTTCGGACGAGACCCGAGTCATTTTCCTCTCTCCACCACCAATAAATGAGACACAAATCGAATTAGTTTTTGG AGGTGCAATAAAAGGAAGGAGTAACGAAGATTGCCGTCCATATGCAGAAGCGTTGTTGAATCTATGCAGTGAGATCAATGTGAAAAGTGTTGATCTTTGGAACGCAATACAGCAACAAGATGATTGGTTGAACACCTGCTTCAC AGATGGGATCCATTTCACAGCCAAGGCAAGCGAGATTGTCGTGAAAGAGGTATTAAAGGTAGTAAAAGAAGCGGATTGGAAGCCGAGTCTTCACTGGAAGTCACTACCGATAGAGTTTCCCTTTGATTTTGGTGTACCAAACTCCCTAAGCCTTAGTGAGATAGAGTTAAGGAGAAACGAACAGTTGGAGTCACCACCTAGTGCAACTCTACTGTAA
- the LOC108847507 gene encoding GDSL esterase/lipase At2g38180, whose protein sequence is MVGPGRPQIVLFGSSIVQYSFSNGGWGATLADVYSRTADVILRGYGGWNSRFALKVLDQVFPKDAVVQPSLVIVYFGGNDSMPPHPSGKGAHVPLSEFIDNMRKIGEHLLSLSDKTRVIFLSPPPMNERQIELVFGDAIKGRRNEACRPYAEALLNLCSEIDVKCVDLWNVIQQQDDWLNTCFTDGIHFTAKASEIVAKEVLKVVREAEWKPSLYWKSLPIEFPLDYGVPDSLSLSELELFRNEQLELLTSTALL, encoded by the exons ATGGTTGGACCAGGAAGACCTCAAATCGTCCTCTTCGGTTCTTCAATCGTTCAGTACAGTTTCAGCAATGGTGGCTGGGGAGCCACTCTCGCTGACGTCTACTCTCGCACG GCTGATGTTATCCTTCGTGGATACGGTGGTTGGAACTCAAGATTTGCCTTAAAGGTTCTTGACCAAGTCTTCCCAAAG gATGCTGTAGTACAACCTTCTTTGGTGATAGTTTACTTTGGTGGGAATGATTCAATGCCTCCTCATCCATCAGGGAAGGGAGCTCATGTTCCTCTCTCTGAGTTCATTGACAACATGAGGAAGATTGGGGAGCATCTTCTG AGCCTTTCAGACAAGACCCGTGTCATTTTCCTCTCTCCACCACCAATGAACGAGAGACAGATCGAGTTAGTTTTTGG AGATGCAATAAAAGGCCGGAGAAACGAAGCTTGCCGTCCATATGCAGAAGCGTTGTTGAACCTATGCAGTGAGATCGATGTGAAATGTGTTGATCTCTGGAACGTTATACAGCAACAAGATGATTGGTTGAACACCTGCTTCAC AGATGGGATCCATTTCACAGCCAAGGCAAGCGAGATTGTGGCGAAGGAGGTGTTGAAGGTAGTGAGAGAAGCGGAGTGGAAACCGAGTCTTTACTGGAAGTCCCTACCTATTGAGTTTCCTTTAGATTATGGCGTACCAGACTCGCTAAGCCTTAGTGAGCTAGAGTTATTCAGAAACGAACAGTTGGAGCTACTAACTAGTACGGCTCTACTGTAA
- the LOC108843977 gene encoding auxin transporter protein 1, which translates to MSEGVRHGEEAIVPSGNDNQGVQINGNNTGKIDEHDGSGGSKLSSFLWHGGSVWDAWFSCASNQVAQVLLTLPYSFSQLGMLSGIVLQIFYGLLGSWTAYLISVLYVEYRARKEKEGKNFKSHVIQWFEVLDGLLGTYWKALGLAFNCTFLLFGSVIQLIACASNIYYINDHLDKRTWTYIFGACCATTVFIPSFHNYRIWSFLGLGMTTYTAWYLAIASIIHGQTEGVKHSGPTKLVLYFTGATNILYTFGGHAVTVEIMHAMWKPQKFKYIYLMATLYVFTLTIPSASAVYWAFGDELLDHSNAFSLLPKNGWRDAAVILMLIHQFITFGFACTPLYFVWEKVIGMHDTKSICLRALARLPVVIPIWFLAIIFPFFGPINSAVGALLVSFTVYIIPSLAHMLTYRSASARQNAAEKPPFFLPSWTAMYVLNAFVVIWVLIVGFGFGGWASVTNFVRQVDTFGLFAKCYQCKPPVPAAAAAHAPVSALHHHL; encoded by the exons ATGTCGGAGGGAGTGAGGCACGGAGAAGAGGCGATAGTGCCAAGCGGAAATGACAACCAAGGAGTTCAGATAAACGGAAACAACACCGGAAAAATCGATGAGCACGACGGCTCCGGTGGTTCTAAACTAAGTAGTTTCCTCTGGCACGGTGGTTCCGTCTGGGACGCTTGGTTCAGCTGCGCATCTAACCAG GTGGCGCAAGTGCTTTTGACGCTGCCGTACTCGTTCAGTCAGCTAGGAATGTTATCAGGAATAGTACTTCAGATCTTCTATGGTTTACTCGGAAGCTGGACTGCTTACCTCATCAGTGTTCTCTACGTTGAGTATCGAGCTCGTAAAGAGAAAGAAGGCAAAAACTTCAAGAGCCATGTTATTCAG TGGTTCGAAGTGCTTGATGGATTACTCGGGACATACTGGAAAGCACTAGGTCTCGCATTTAACTGCACTTTCCTCTTGTTCGGATCTGTAATCCAACTCATTGCTTGTGCCAG TAACATTTATTACATAAACGATCACTTGGACAAGAGAACATGGACATACATATTCGGTGCATGTTGTGCAACTACTGTTTTTATACCGTCATTCCATAATTACCGGATTTGGTCATTCCTCGGCTTGGGTATGACCACTTACACCGCCTGGTACTTGGCCATCGCCTCCATTATCCACGGCCAG acGGAAGGTGTGAAACACTCAGGTCCAACGAAGCTAGTGCTTTATTTCACCGGAGCTACCAATATACTGTATACCTTTGGTGGTCACGCGGTTACTGT TGAGATAATGCATGCAATGTGGAAGCCACAGAAGTTTAAGTACATTTACTTAATGGCGACGTTATACGTTTTCACACTAACGATTCCATCAGCTTCCGCCGTTTATTGGGCCTTCGGAGACGAACTTCTTGACCACTCCAACGCATTCTCTCTTCTCCCCAAGAACGGGTGGCGTGATGCCGCCGTTATCCTCATGCTCATCCACCAG TTTATAACGTTCGGATTTGCGTGTACCCCGCTTTACTTTGTTTGGGAGAAAGTGATAGGGATGCATGACACAAAGAGCATTTGCTTGAGGGCTTTAGCTCGTTTGCCTGTGGTTATACCTATATGGTTCTTAGCTattatttttccatttttcggTCCGATCAATTCCGCGGTTGGTGCTCTTCTGGTTAGCTTTACCGTCTATATCATCCCGTCCCTTGCTCACATGCTCACTTACCGATCTGCCTCCGCTCGTCAG aaTGCGGCGGAGAAGCCGCCGTTCTTCCTGCCGAGCTGGACTGCGATGTACGTGTTGAATGCTTTCGTGGTTATTTGGGTTCTAATAGTTGGATTCGGGTTCGGTGGATGGGCAAGTGTTACCAACTTTGTTCGTCAAGTCGACACTTTTGGTCTCTTTGCTAAATGTTACCAATGTAAACCGCCGGTTCCAGCTGCAGCCGCCGCGCACGCTCCTGTTTCCGCTTTACACCACCACCTTTGA